One window of Acidobacteriota bacterium genomic DNA carries:
- a CDS encoding PIN domain-containing protein has protein sequence MIAVDTNLLVYAHRRESRLHKAAREVLRELAEGDRVWAIPWPCCYEFLSVVTNHRIWREAATPPLLAWQQLEAWTASPGNRLLGETDDFLEILGVLVQRSRVRGAIVHDARIAAICLAHGVEFLLTRDRDFSLFPELNRRDPFHDRRPAL, from the coding sequence TTGATTGCGGTCGATACGAACTTGCTGGTCTATGCCCACCGCAGGGAGTCACGATTGCACAAGGCAGCTCGTGAGGTCTTGCGGGAGTTGGCTGAAGGAGACAGGGTTTGGGCCATTCCCTGGCCTTGCTGCTACGAGTTTCTAAGCGTCGTGACCAATCACCGAATCTGGAGGGAGGCAGCCACTCCGCCGCTACTTGCCTGGCAGCAGCTCGAAGCCTGGACGGCGTCGCCAGGCAATCGGCTTCTCGGTGAGACAGACGATTTCTTGGAGATTCTGGGTGTCCTGGTTCAGCGGTCGCGAGTACGGGGAGCCATCGTGCACGACGCTCGGATTGCGGCGATCTGTCTCGCCCACGGCGTTGAATTCCTGCTCACCCGAGACCGCGACTTTTCCTTATTTCCCGAACTCAACCGGAGGGATCCGTTCCATGACCGGCGTCCGGCTCTGTAA
- a CDS encoding type II toxin-antitoxin system VapB family antitoxin: MKTTIDIHDELLTRAKQHARKKGCSLRSVVEEGLRQLLSLPESRNRYRLPDLSTGNPEAADPLEAYSWQDLRGMIYGEPERH, translated from the coding sequence ATGAAGACGACGATTGATATCCATGACGAGTTGCTGACACGCGCCAAACAGCACGCTAGGAAAAAAGGGTGTTCGTTGCGTTCCGTGGTGGAGGAGGGTCTCCGTCAACTGCTCTCCCTGCCAGAATCACGGAACCGGTACCGGTTGCCGGATCTGAGCACTGGGAATCCGGAGGCTGCCGACCCGCTGGAGGCCTATTCGTGGCAGGACCTGCGTGGAATGATTTACGGAGAGCCGGAGAGACATTGA
- a CDS encoding polymer-forming cytoskeletal protein — MRTANIGESLRFEGTLSGLEDVIVDGEVKGTIRLPEYSLTVGPNGRIIADIEARNLTVLGHITGNIVCLERMRLCDTGSIDGDVRTPRILIEDGAVVRGRIDVAKTPPASEVVPQSKSASLSTPAVHSPDS; from the coding sequence ATGAGGACAGCCAACATAGGAGAATCCCTCAGATTCGAGGGCACTCTGAGTGGACTCGAAGACGTTATTGTTGACGGGGAAGTGAAGGGAACCATCCGGCTTCCGGAATACAGCTTGACCGTCGGCCCCAACGGAAGAATCATTGCCGACATCGAAGCCAGGAACCTGACGGTTCTTGGTCACATCACAGGGAATATAGTCTGCCTTGAGCGCATGAGGCTTTGCGATACCGGCTCGATCGATGGCGACGTGAGGACGCCGCGGATCCTCATTGAGGACGGAGCCGTCGTCCGTGGCAGGATCGACGTAGCCAAGACGCCACCGGCATCCGAGGTCGTGCCGCAGTCCAAGTCTGCTTCTCTTTCCACACCAGCCGTGCACTCCCCGGATTCCTGA
- a CDS encoding polymer-forming cytoskeletal protein has translation MESQSLSSKSDPLNPGPPVQSSPAIPAAARSARGGAGRTAAIGKSLVLTGTLAGQEDVFIDGTVEGTIELPESDLTIGPNGNVKANIKARKITVFGRVTGKMFPSERIELLKTATVRGTVKTPRIVVEEGAVIHGKIESLGQDMNFPAAKKTKPLIIRQESRG, from the coding sequence ATGGAATCCCAGTCCTTGTCGTCGAAGTCCGACCCGTTGAATCCCGGGCCGCCTGTCCAATCGTCTCCCGCAATTCCGGCTGCGGCAAGATCCGCCCGTGGAGGCGCCGGTAGAACCGCGGCCATCGGAAAATCGCTGGTGCTTACCGGAACCCTTGCCGGCCAGGAAGATGTCTTTATTGACGGCACCGTGGAAGGGACCATCGAGTTGCCGGAAAGCGACCTGACCATCGGTCCCAACGGAAACGTGAAAGCCAACATCAAGGCCAGGAAGATCACGGTGTTCGGGCGGGTTACCGGGAAAATGTTTCCCTCGGAGAGGATCGAGCTTCTCAAGACCGCCACAGTCAGGGGTACGGTAAAGACACCCCGAATTGTGGTTGAGGAGGGAGCGGTCATTCATGGAAAGATCGAGTCCCTCGGACAAGACATGAACTTCCCGGCGGCCAAGAAAACCAAACCCCTGATCATTCGACAGGAAAGCCGCGGTTGA
- a CDS encoding dicarboxylate/amino acid:cation symporter produces MDTAPGQPWHKKLHWRIAIAMLLGIVAGLIGGETLADKVGWLGDLFIRLLKMIIVPLVLTSIITGVASVGAGAGLKRLFGKTLGYYVMTSLTACLVGLVMVNTIRPGVGADLVDAETKKMPDLTVIQSPVDLILDIVPENIVSAAAKPNMLSIIFFSIVVGISISSLRDRYREPLLNFFEAGFEAMMRLTGGIIRIVAPLGVFGLIVRLVGTTGLGAFKALGLYALMLVCGLTIHLLLTLPLVLRFLGGINPIVHFRNMVEPIVMAFSTSSSGATLPVTINAVENKVGVSNRVSSFVLPMGATVNMDGTALYECAGVLFIAQAMGVSLGLEQQLLVVFTALLASIGAAAVPSAGLVVIFIVLEAVNLRGPQVELIVGAMLAVDRPLDMYRTVVNVFSDSCGAAIIARSEGETGVDEAVAPAS; encoded by the coding sequence ATGGACACCGCACCCGGCCAACCCTGGCACAAGAAGCTGCACTGGCGGATCGCGATTGCGATGCTGCTGGGCATCGTTGCCGGTCTGATCGGCGGGGAGACCCTGGCTGACAAGGTGGGCTGGCTGGGCGACCTCTTCATCCGTCTGCTGAAGATGATCATCGTGCCCCTGGTGCTGACCTCAATCATTACGGGTGTGGCTTCGGTCGGGGCAGGGGCCGGCTTGAAGCGTCTGTTCGGGAAAACCCTGGGTTACTACGTAATGACCAGCCTGACCGCCTGCCTGGTGGGCCTGGTGATGGTAAACACCATCCGTCCTGGAGTCGGCGCAGACCTTGTGGATGCCGAGACAAAGAAGATGCCCGATCTCACCGTCATCCAGTCTCCCGTGGACCTGATCCTGGACATCGTGCCCGAGAACATCGTTTCGGCAGCGGCAAAGCCCAATATGCTCTCGATCATCTTCTTCTCGATCGTGGTGGGCATCAGCATCAGCAGTCTCCGGGATCGTTACCGTGAGCCCTTGCTGAACTTTTTCGAGGCAGGCTTCGAAGCCATGATGCGCCTGACCGGCGGAATCATTCGCATCGTGGCTCCTCTGGGAGTGTTCGGCCTGATCGTGCGCCTGGTAGGCACCACGGGCCTGGGGGCCTTCAAGGCTTTGGGTCTTTATGCCCTGATGCTGGTCTGCGGCCTGACGATACACCTGTTGCTCACTTTGCCGCTGGTTCTGCGCTTCCTTGGCGGGATCAATCCGATCGTGCATTTCCGGAACATGGTCGAGCCGATCGTGATGGCCTTTTCCACCAGTTCGTCGGGTGCCACCTTGCCCGTCACCATCAATGCCGTGGAGAACAAGGTCGGGGTGTCTAACCGGGTCAGTTCCTTCGTGCTGCCGATGGGGGCCACCGTCAACATGGACGGCACGGCTCTCTACGAATGCGCAGGGGTGCTCTTTATCGCTCAGGCGATGGGGGTTTCTCTGGGTCTGGAGCAGCAGTTGCTGGTGGTGTTCACGGCGCTGTTGGCCTCCATTGGTGCGGCGGCCGTGCCCTCCGCCGGGCTGGTGGTGATCTTCATTGTTCTGGAGGCCGTCAACCTGAGAGGACCTCAGGTGGAGCTGATCGTGGGCGCCATGCTGGCGGTGGACCGTCCCCTGGACATGTACCGCACCGTGGTCAACGTCTTCAGCGATTCCTGCGGCGCGGCCATCATCGCACGTTCCGAAGGTGAGACAGGAGTGGATGAAGCGGTTGCGCCTGCGTCCTGA
- a CDS encoding carboxypeptidase-like regulatory domain-containing protein — MFGRPFAIQGLVRGGSVVVLAAVLLAAAIPAGGQLLTSRVDGRVLDQTGAVVPGVTVTLTNAATNVARETTTNSSGLYVFPNVSQGTYSVEAAADGFKTALVEDVQVALGAPANVDIVVEVGVVTQTVVVTAAETQSVMNEVNAEISTNLNREQVKDLPLNGRGVVQLALTQAGVTSPGGTRSVSINGGRGTFNNFTLDGINNQDTFIRTDALFGTIPVQESFIEEVSITTANADVDAGLGSSQTHFVTRSGGNAYHGEVFYYHRNDALNANNYFNNAAGLDKERTFIHQFGFNVGGPILKDKLFFFFNYEEERSPGTASVVRTVLTPSARAGNFSYVRQDNGQVATVNLFELSGFSPDPAIASLVDTTPLPNDSSVGDGRNTSGFRFNSIDKSDADWFVLRGDYEITPSHSFTGTFHQFRLDTPNSVFNSIGSVFPGLPGAGQDSKRRLASFALNSLLKANVTNEARVGYQSSNPRFFTNETFPLGYRLSLGGGFSNPVRDFMAQGRDTRNVDIMDHISWVKGNHTVKVGGSVRLTQVDQFNDAGTVPTYTLGFGPGNPDPLVPDIFPGGIASGELSAASGLLGTLGGFVDGADQTFNAASPISGFVDGASNTNLLKQNFVNFYMGDTWRISRCLSLNLGFRWEYHSVPDEAKGLALLPVGGWQAVLDPDAVVDLAGSTNGRPFYTGDGNNFAPNIGIAYQPGPGHRTVIRAGYGINYVVDNGFTTVLNALRGNDGLSQSVSLSGLSGTVSGGGLVPIPVPEFRIPRTARDGILADSTAALFTIDPDMRTPYVQQWNIGVQHRLMQDTAVELRYVGNHGVKLTRAIDLNQVLLPPGFIEDFRRAQRNLAANGDPRVGEPLQVFPQLGLAGFLQAGYVQNWIRNGEIGQYIGGFVAPNRIFFLNGEGGERFGATLPASYFLRNPNAFVSDVVGNNAFSNYHALQVEIRRRLRSGLTGQFNYTWGKVLTNFSGSQSNFRGLFDNAQPELEILRPGFDITHTFNGNWVWEIPLGAGRRWMNSGSILDTIAGGWDLSGFFRMRSGEVVNIISQRGTINRGGSRALTNTVHLEGIDIKALQTKTGAHRHPDGRVTLFDSSLISEGGFGNPNVFKNPALLQAGSLAMSPVSGPWFTTLDVGLRKSVALPFTEESRLQLRVDAFNVLNHTNFSVTSTSGLTGLGVVNMHNPNTTDFGLISSAFSARTLQVGLKVEF, encoded by the coding sequence GTGTTCGGTAGACCGTTTGCAATTCAAGGTTTGGTGCGTGGTGGGAGTGTGGTTGTCCTTGCGGCGGTGCTGCTTGCGGCGGCCATCCCAGCCGGCGGTCAACTATTGACCTCCCGCGTGGATGGCAGGGTGCTGGATCAGACCGGCGCCGTGGTGCCGGGCGTGACGGTGACCTTGACCAACGCCGCCACCAACGTGGCCCGGGAGACCACCACCAACAGCTCAGGTCTCTACGTGTTTCCCAACGTCTCCCAGGGGACCTATAGCGTCGAAGCGGCCGCGGACGGTTTCAAGACGGCCCTGGTCGAAGACGTTCAGGTTGCGCTGGGCGCCCCCGCCAATGTCGACATCGTGGTGGAGGTGGGTGTGGTGACCCAGACGGTGGTGGTGACGGCGGCCGAGACTCAATCCGTGATGAACGAGGTCAACGCCGAAATCAGTACCAACCTCAACCGGGAGCAGGTCAAGGATCTTCCCCTGAACGGGCGCGGCGTGGTCCAGTTGGCGCTTACCCAGGCCGGCGTGACCAGTCCCGGGGGGACGCGCTCGGTCTCCATCAACGGGGGGAGAGGCACCTTCAACAACTTCACCCTGGACGGAATCAACAACCAGGACACCTTCATTCGAACCGACGCCCTCTTCGGAACCATTCCGGTGCAGGAGAGCTTCATCGAGGAGGTGAGCATTACCACCGCCAATGCCGACGTGGACGCCGGCCTGGGAAGCTCCCAGACCCATTTCGTGACCCGGTCCGGAGGCAACGCCTATCACGGCGAGGTCTTCTACTACCACCGCAACGATGCCCTCAACGCCAACAACTACTTCAACAATGCCGCCGGCCTCGACAAGGAACGGACTTTCATACACCAGTTCGGCTTCAACGTGGGCGGTCCCATCCTGAAGGACAAGCTGTTCTTCTTTTTCAACTACGAGGAGGAGCGCAGCCCCGGTACGGCATCGGTGGTCCGCACCGTCCTGACCCCGTCGGCCCGTGCCGGCAATTTCAGCTACGTCAGGCAGGACAACGGCCAGGTTGCCACGGTAAACCTCTTCGAGCTCTCCGGGTTCAGTCCCGACCCGGCCATCGCCTCCCTTGTGGATACGACCCCGCTGCCCAATGACAGCAGCGTGGGCGACGGAAGAAACACTTCCGGCTTTCGCTTCAACAGCATCGACAAGAGCGATGCCGACTGGTTTGTGCTGCGGGGAGACTATGAGATCACCCCCAGCCACTCCTTCACCGGGACCTTCCACCAGTTTCGGCTGGATACCCCCAACTCGGTTTTCAACAGTATCGGCTCCGTCTTTCCGGGTCTGCCGGGCGCCGGGCAAGACTCCAAACGCCGGCTGGCTTCCTTTGCCCTGAACAGCCTGTTGAAGGCCAACGTCACCAACGAGGCCAGGGTGGGCTACCAGAGTTCGAATCCCCGCTTCTTCACCAATGAGACTTTTCCCCTGGGCTACCGGCTGTCGTTGGGGGGTGGTTTCAGCAATCCCGTCCGGGATTTTATGGCTCAGGGGCGCGACACCCGCAACGTGGACATCATGGACCACATTTCCTGGGTCAAGGGGAACCATACCGTCAAGGTGGGGGGCAGCGTGCGCCTGACCCAGGTGGATCAGTTCAATGACGCCGGCACCGTACCCACCTACACCCTGGGGTTCGGTCCCGGGAACCCCGATCCGCTGGTGCCCGACATTTTTCCCGGAGGGATCGCTTCCGGCGAACTCAGCGCCGCCTCCGGACTCCTGGGAACCCTGGGAGGGTTTGTCGACGGCGCCGATCAGACCTTTAACGCGGCCTCGCCCATTTCGGGCTTCGTCGACGGGGCTTCCAACACCAACCTGCTCAAGCAGAACTTTGTCAACTTCTACATGGGAGACACCTGGCGGATCAGCCGCTGCCTGAGCCTGAACCTCGGCTTCCGCTGGGAGTATCACTCGGTGCCCGACGAGGCCAAGGGACTGGCACTCCTTCCGGTGGGCGGGTGGCAAGCGGTGCTGGATCCGGACGCCGTAGTGGATCTGGCCGGCTCCACCAACGGAAGGCCCTTTTACACCGGCGACGGCAACAACTTCGCACCCAACATCGGGATCGCCTATCAGCCCGGGCCCGGGCACCGGACCGTCATCCGGGCCGGCTACGGCATCAACTACGTGGTCGACAACGGCTTTACCACGGTGCTGAATGCCCTGCGGGGCAACGACGGCCTGAGCCAGTCGGTGTCCCTGTCGGGACTCAGCGGCACGGTCAGCGGCGGCGGGCTGGTTCCCATTCCGGTTCCCGAGTTCCGGATTCCCCGCACCGCCCGGGACGGCATTCTGGCCGATTCCACGGCAGCCCTCTTCACCATCGATCCCGACATGCGCACCCCCTACGTGCAGCAGTGGAACATCGGGGTGCAGCACAGGCTCATGCAGGACACGGCCGTCGAGTTGCGCTACGTGGGCAACCACGGCGTCAAGCTGACCCGGGCCATCGATCTCAACCAGGTGCTGTTGCCCCCGGGCTTCATCGAGGACTTCCGGCGCGCCCAACGCAACCTGGCGGCCAACGGGGATCCCAGGGTGGGCGAGCCGCTGCAGGTCTTTCCGCAACTGGGTCTAGCGGGCTTCCTGCAGGCAGGGTACGTCCAGAACTGGATTCGGAACGGTGAGATCGGCCAGTATATCGGTGGCTTTGTGGCCCCCAACCGCATTTTCTTCCTCAACGGGGAGGGAGGCGAGCGCTTCGGGGCCACCCTGCCCGCCAGCTACTTCCTGCGCAATCCCAACGCCTTCGTGAGCGACGTGGTGGGCAACAACGCCTTCTCCAATTACCACGCCCTCCAAGTCGAGATCAGGCGGCGCTTGCGCTCGGGACTGACGGGCCAGTTCAACTATACCTGGGGGAAGGTGCTGACCAATTTCTCCGGCAGCCAGTCCAACTTCCGGGGGCTCTTCGACAACGCCCAGCCGGAGCTGGAGATCCTGCGTCCCGGCTTCGACATCACCCACACCTTCAACGGCAACTGGGTGTGGGAGATTCCCCTCGGCGCCGGACGCCGGTGGATGAACAGCGGCAGCATCCTGGACACTATCGCCGGCGGCTGGGACCTCAGCGGATTCTTCAGGATGCGGTCAGGAGAGGTGGTCAACATCATCTCCCAAAGAGGAACCATCAATCGCGGCGGTTCCCGTGCGCTGACCAATACCGTGCACCTGGAGGGAATCGATATCAAGGCTCTCCAGACCAAGACCGGGGCCCACCGCCACCCGGACGGCCGGGTGACGCTGTTCGACTCGAGCCTCATTTCCGAGGGCGGCTTCGGCAATCCCAACGTTTTCAAGAATCCGGCCCTTCTGCAGGCGGGAAGTCTGGCCATGTCTCCTGTCAGCGGCCCCTGGTTCACCACGCTGGACGTGGGCCTGCGCAAAAGCGTTGCGCTGCCCTTCACGGAAGAATCGCGGCTGCAGCTTCGAGTGGACGCCTTCAATGTCCTCAATCACACCAACTTCAGCGTGACCAGCACCTCGGGACTAACCGGCCTGGGGGTTGTCAACATGCACAATCCCAACACTACCGACTTCGGCCTGATCAGCTCGGCTTTCTCCGCCCGCACCCTCCAGGTCGGTCTGAAAGTGGAGTTCTAG
- a CDS encoding C-terminal binding protein: protein MTSQQGDQPFRVVNVDCDRPDEDKERLYAPERKAVGDLGGELILLSAQTEDEIIRACAGARIILTEGLFTPITRRVLEALPDCWAVGRYGIGVDNIDVEAATDCGIVVFNVADYCVEEVADHAAALVLSCARRVVILDRHVRAGGWDRPPLEHPLRRIGRLTLGLVGFGNIGRHMVPRLQGFGMRILATDPYVDPRLAAEAGVELTSRERVLGESDVVSLHTFLAAGTRHLIGAPELKLMKPSAFLVNTSRGGVVDETALIQALQERRIGGAGLDVTEEEPLGADSPLRRLDNVVLTPHQGSSSVESGQDLRRGVTEALSCMIQGYLPPFVFNRSVKPRGELSPRPV, encoded by the coding sequence ATGACCAGTCAACAGGGAGATCAGCCGTTCAGAGTGGTGAATGTGGACTGCGACCGTCCGGATGAAGACAAGGAACGCCTCTATGCCCCGGAGAGAAAAGCTGTCGGGGACCTGGGAGGGGAGTTGATTCTGCTGTCGGCGCAGACCGAGGATGAGATCATTCGAGCTTGCGCCGGAGCCCGGATCATCCTGACCGAGGGCTTGTTCACACCCATTACCAGGAGAGTCCTGGAGGCCCTGCCCGATTGCTGGGCCGTGGGCCGCTACGGGATCGGAGTGGACAATATCGATGTCGAGGCTGCCACCGACTGCGGCATCGTGGTCTTCAACGTGGCCGACTACTGCGTGGAGGAGGTTGCGGACCACGCGGCGGCCCTGGTGCTGTCCTGTGCCCGGCGCGTGGTCATCCTCGACCGCCACGTGAGGGCTGGCGGTTGGGACCGACCTCCGCTGGAACACCCGTTGCGCCGCATCGGTCGGCTGACGCTGGGACTGGTCGGTTTCGGCAACATCGGACGCCACATGGTCCCCCGGTTGCAGGGATTCGGCATGCGCATTCTGGCCACCGACCCCTACGTGGATCCCCGCTTGGCTGCTGAAGCCGGCGTGGAGCTGACCTCGCGGGAACGGGTCCTGGGAGAGTCGGACGTGGTGTCCCTGCACACCTTTCTAGCCGCCGGGACCCGGCACCTCATCGGCGCTCCCGAGTTGAAGCTCATGAAGCCCTCGGCGTTTCTGGTCAATACCAGCCGGGGCGGCGTGGTGGACGAGACAGCGCTGATCCAGGCGCTGCAGGAACGGCGGATCGGCGGCGCCGGTCTGGATGTGACCGAGGAGGAGCCACTGGGGGCCGACAGCCCCCTCAGAAGGCTGGACAACGTGGTGCTCACACCCCACCAGGGATCCAGCTCGGTGGAGTCGGGCCAGGACCTTCGCCGGGGCGTGACCGAGGCCCTCTCCTGCATGATCCAGGGATACCTGCCTCCCTTCGTGTTTAATCGCTCCGTCAAACCCAGAGGGGAATTGAGCCCCAGGCCGGTGTAG
- a CDS encoding Gfo/Idh/MocA family oxidoreductase produces the protein MKRRSFLEASLAGLAAMGWAGRKKYRVGVIGHTGRGNYGHGLDTVWRVFDDTEVVAVADPDDEGRTRARERTGARRDYRDYRRMLDRERLDIVAIAPRWLDQRAAMTTAAAEAGCHIFHEKSFAPSLTDADRMVAAVERNHVKVQMAHQMRTSPFVIRVKEMIEAGEIGMIQEVRGRGKEDRRAGGEDLMVLGSHICDMMRYFLGDPKWVFAHVSEDGKEVGRGQAREATEPVGPVAGNQIAAVFGFAGGIHSYFGSKASDRTDRKRFGLWIYGSRGVIHLPNDVYPRGRPYILRSPGWLPDETHRWEPIEAKPPAAGRFRADSRTLGNALLVADLLEAIEQDRKPACSEQDGRWTIEMITSVYQSQKTGARVDLPLKDRRHPLKTWG, from the coding sequence ATGAAACGGCGATCCTTTCTAGAGGCAAGCTTGGCAGGACTGGCGGCTATGGGCTGGGCGGGACGGAAAAAGTACCGCGTCGGCGTGATTGGCCACACCGGCCGCGGCAACTACGGGCACGGGCTCGATACGGTGTGGCGCGTCTTTGACGATACCGAGGTGGTGGCGGTGGCGGACCCGGACGACGAGGGCCGCACCCGGGCCAGGGAGCGCACCGGCGCCCGGCGGGATTACCGCGACTACCGCCGGATGCTGGACCGCGAGAGGCTGGATATCGTGGCCATCGCTCCGCGTTGGCTGGACCAGCGGGCGGCCATGACCACGGCTGCCGCCGAAGCCGGCTGCCACATCTTCCATGAGAAGTCCTTCGCCCCAAGCCTGACCGATGCCGACCGCATGGTGGCGGCCGTGGAGCGGAACCATGTTAAGGTCCAGATGGCCCACCAGATGCGGACCTCTCCCTTTGTGATCCGCGTCAAGGAGATGATTGAAGCCGGCGAGATCGGCATGATCCAGGAGGTGCGGGGACGGGGCAAGGAGGACCGGCGCGCCGGCGGAGAGGACCTGATGGTGCTGGGTTCCCATATCTGCGACATGATGCGCTACTTCCTGGGCGACCCCAAGTGGGTCTTCGCACACGTCTCAGAAGACGGCAAGGAGGTGGGCCGCGGGCAGGCCAGGGAGGCTACCGAACCTGTCGGACCGGTAGCCGGCAATCAGATCGCGGCGGTATTCGGCTTCGCCGGCGGCATCCACTCCTACTTCGGCTCCAAGGCCAGCGATCGAACCGACCGGAAGCGCTTCGGCCTCTGGATTTATGGCAGCAGGGGCGTGATTCACCTGCCGAACGACGTCTATCCGCGGGGCCGGCCTTACATCCTGCGCTCACCGGGTTGGCTGCCCGACGAGACCCACCGCTGGGAGCCCATCGAGGCGAAACCGCCGGCAGCAGGTCGCTTCCGGGCCGACAGCCGCACCCTGGGCAACGCCCTGCTGGTCGCCGACCTGCTGGAGGCCATCGAGCAGGACCGCAAGCCGGCCTGCAGCGAGCAGGATGGGCGTTGGACCATCGAAATGATCACCTCGGTCTACCAGTCGCAGAAGACCGGAGCCAGGGTGGACCTGCCTCTCAAGGATCGCCGCCATCCGCTGAAGACCTGGGGTTAG
- a CDS encoding heavy metal-binding domain-containing protein, with the protein MILTTTPSIEGKSIREYRGIVTGEAILGANLVKDLFAGIRDLIGGRSAAYEQEMAKARVIALGELEQAARDLGANAVVGIDLDYEVLGGKGSMLMVSVSGTAVVIF; encoded by the coding sequence ATGATCCTGACGACAACTCCCTCGATCGAAGGCAAATCCATCCGCGAGTATCGCGGCATCGTGACCGGTGAGGCCATTCTGGGGGCCAACCTGGTCAAGGATCTCTTTGCCGGGATACGGGACCTGATCGGAGGCCGGTCCGCCGCCTACGAACAGGAAATGGCCAAGGCCAGGGTTATCGCCCTGGGAGAACTGGAGCAGGCCGCACGGGACCTGGGAGCCAATGCCGTGGTGGGAATCGACCTGGACTACGAAGTGCTGGGCGGAAAGGGCAGCATGCTGATGGTGAGCGTCAGCGGCACCGCCGTTGTCATTTTTTGA